A part of Saccharomonospora amisosensis genomic DNA contains:
- a CDS encoding carbohydrate ABC transporter permease — translation MKTGAVETGRTGPHPVMAAPALAFFAVFALVPLGGVVVLSMLNWDGIGAMTWAGLANWASALRDPGTYHALWLSVQVMVLSWLVQTPISLLLGVLVAARGRYRAVLGVLYFLPMLLSSAAIAIAFKALLDPNFGMSLAFGAEWLSQDWLGGADLALYVVVFVIAWQFVPFHTLLYQAGVRQIPRSLYEAAEIDGAGRMRQFLHITLPQLRYTIITSSTLMLVGSLTYFDLVYVLTAGGPGEATRILPLDMYLHGFSANQMGLASVLAVILVGAGLALALGLSKLASFGRGSQLEGA, via the coding sequence ATGAAAACCGGTGCGGTCGAAACCGGCCGCACCGGGCCTCACCCGGTCATGGCGGCGCCCGCGCTGGCGTTCTTCGCGGTCTTCGCGCTGGTGCCACTCGGTGGGGTTGTCGTGTTGAGCATGCTGAACTGGGACGGCATCGGCGCGATGACCTGGGCGGGCCTGGCGAACTGGGCGAGCGCGCTACGCGACCCCGGCACCTACCACGCGCTCTGGCTGTCCGTGCAGGTGATGGTGCTGAGCTGGCTGGTGCAGACCCCCATCTCGTTGCTGCTCGGCGTGCTCGTCGCGGCGCGTGGCCGCTACCGTGCCGTGCTCGGAGTGCTGTATTTCCTGCCGATGCTGCTGTCGTCGGCCGCGATCGCCATCGCCTTCAAGGCACTGCTGGACCCCAACTTCGGGATGAGCCTGGCCTTCGGTGCCGAGTGGCTGTCGCAGGACTGGCTGGGTGGCGCCGATCTCGCACTCTACGTGGTGGTGTTCGTGATCGCCTGGCAGTTCGTGCCGTTCCACACCCTGCTGTACCAGGCGGGTGTGCGGCAGATCCCGCGGTCGTTGTACGAGGCGGCGGAGATCGACGGCGCGGGCCGGATGAGGCAGTTCCTCCACATCACCCTGCCGCAGCTGCGCTACACGATCATCACCTCGTCAACGCTCATGCTTGTCGGTTCGCTCACCTACTTCGATCTGGTCTACGTGCTTACCGCGGGTGGCCCTGGCGAGGCGACCCGCATCCTGCCGCTCGACATGTATCTGCACGGCTTCTCCGCCAACCAGATGGGGTTGGCGAGCGTGCTCGCGGTGATCCTGGTCGGCGCCGGGCTGGCGCTGGCGCTGGGACTGTCCAAGCTGGCGAGTTTCGGTCGCGGCAGTCAACTGGAGGGTGCCTGA
- a CDS encoding FtsX-like permease family protein produces MFLAVRELRFARARFGLMGAVVALIAVLMVLLSGLSTGLVNDGVSGLQRLPVTTFAFAEGVQRDSAFSRSEIDTRTASVWKGQDGVAEAEPFGNMLVNARNGDGVQIDLALFGVRPGSYLDPGAATGERMTGPGEIVVSSTAIDAGIAVGDTVVVDRLGTQLRVVGSLSDQHTFGHVDVGYVPLRTWQEIHAGSRPGEPVPERAYSAATAVAIAAKDGATLDLPAGDRAAGTQSMTVEESFGASPGYTAETSTLTLIQVFLYAISALVVGAFFTVWTIQRRHELAVLRAIGASTGYLLRDGLAQALILLVAATAVGVAIGVGGGSLLDGSGMPFALDPLAVLLAAVLLVTLGLLGAATAIKRITAVDPLTALGGNR; encoded by the coding sequence ATGTTCCTTGCCGTCCGCGAACTACGGTTCGCCCGTGCCCGTTTCGGGCTCATGGGGGCCGTCGTCGCGCTCATCGCGGTGCTGATGGTGCTGCTCTCCGGCCTTTCCACCGGCCTGGTCAACGACGGTGTCTCCGGCCTGCAACGGCTGCCCGTCACGACGTTCGCCTTCGCCGAAGGGGTGCAGCGCGATTCCGCGTTCTCCCGCAGCGAGATCGACACCCGGACGGCGAGCGTATGGAAGGGCCAGGACGGGGTCGCCGAGGCGGAACCGTTCGGCAACATGCTGGTCAACGCCCGCAACGGCGACGGTGTGCAGATCGACCTCGCGCTGTTCGGCGTGCGGCCGGGGTCCTACCTCGACCCCGGTGCGGCGACCGGTGAGCGGATGACCGGCCCAGGCGAGATCGTCGTCAGTTCGACGGCGATCGACGCGGGTATCGCTGTCGGCGACACGGTTGTCGTCGACCGGCTCGGCACCCAACTGCGGGTGGTCGGGTCGCTTTCGGACCAGCACACGTTCGGCCACGTCGACGTCGGCTACGTGCCACTTCGCACCTGGCAGGAGATCCACGCGGGCAGCAGGCCAGGCGAGCCGGTGCCCGAGCGCGCCTACTCGGCCGCCACCGCGGTGGCCATCGCCGCGAAGGACGGCGCGACGCTCGACCTACCGGCTGGCGACCGGGCCGCCGGGACGCAGAGCATGACCGTCGAGGAGTCGTTCGGCGCCTCCCCCGGCTACACCGCGGAGACCTCCACGTTGACGCTCATCCAGGTCTTCCTCTACGCCATCTCGGCGCTCGTGGTCGGCGCCTTCTTCACGGTGTGGACGATCCAGCGGCGGCACGAGCTCGCCGTGCTGCGGGCGATCGGCGCCTCCACCGGCTACCTGTTGCGCGACGGGCTGGCTCAGGCGCTGATCCTGCTGGTGGCCGCCACGGCCGTCGGCGTCGCGATCGGCGTCGGCGGCGGCAGCCTGCTCGACGGCAGTGGGATGCCGTTCGCGCTCGACCCCTTGGCCGTCCTGCTGGCCGCCGTGCTGCTGGTGACGCTCGGCCTGCTCGGCGCGGCCACCGCCATCAAACGCATCACGGCCGTCGACCCACTCACCGCACTCGGAGGAAACCGATGA
- a CDS encoding ABC transporter ATP-binding protein: MTANSDTTGTGGLRLSDVSKTLGDGTETVTALDHVNLTVSPGEFVAVVGPSGSGKSSLLAVAGGLSAPTSGTVTVGGVDITRLSDRRRTRFRRESVGFVFQSGNLLPALTAVDQLRLPSRFAKRRAARDPHELLAGVGMSDKARRRPHELSGGERQRVAIARALVLGPNLLLVDEPTAALDRSRSHEVVELLAKETREFGVATVLVTHDHDVLGYCDSVYEMVDGRLAASA; the protein is encoded by the coding sequence ATGACCGCCAACTCCGACACCACCGGCACGGGCGGGTTGCGGCTCAGCGATGTCAGCAAGACGCTCGGCGACGGCACCGAGACGGTGACCGCGCTCGACCACGTGAACCTCACGGTGTCGCCCGGCGAGTTCGTCGCCGTGGTCGGGCCTTCGGGTTCGGGCAAGTCGAGCCTGCTCGCGGTCGCTGGGGGGCTGTCCGCCCCGACGTCGGGCACCGTGACGGTGGGCGGCGTGGACATCACCCGGCTAAGCGATCGGCGCCGCACCCGGTTCCGCAGGGAGTCGGTGGGGTTCGTGTTCCAGTCCGGGAACCTGCTGCCCGCACTGACCGCCGTCGACCAGCTTCGCCTTCCCTCACGGTTCGCCAAGCGCCGCGCAGCTCGCGACCCACACGAATTGCTCGCCGGTGTTGGCATGTCCGACAAGGCGCGGCGCAGGCCGCACGAGTTGTCAGGCGGTGAGCGGCAACGAGTGGCCATCGCGAGGGCGCTGGTACTCGGTCCGAACCTGCTGCTCGTCGACGAACCCACCGCCGCGCTCGACCGCTCGCGCAGCCACGAGGTCGTGGAACTGCTGGCCAAGGAGACCCGGGAGTTCGGTGTGGCGACCGTGCTGGTCACTCACGACCACGACGTGCTGGGATACTGTGACAGCGTCTACGAGATGGTCGACGGCAGGTTAGCCGCGTCAGCTTGA
- a CDS encoding TetR/AcrR family transcriptional regulator yields the protein MPRISAATVAEHRARQRRAILDAAREIIAENGHGSPSLADVAKRTGLARSSVYQYFDSRDDLLTAVIADVLPRWADYVTARMQQAEDPGGRVLAYVSANLHLVATGEHAIARALAEVAPREPLAQSSRDMHNALLAPVVDALRELGASDPEAIAELIQSVVYAASRMVESGMPERSAVAHTSELLAPYLTCRNPR from the coding sequence GTGCCCAGGATCAGCGCCGCCACCGTTGCCGAGCATCGGGCTCGGCAACGCAGGGCGATCCTGGATGCCGCGCGAGAGATCATCGCCGAGAACGGGCACGGTTCGCCGAGCCTGGCGGACGTCGCCAAGCGCACCGGCCTGGCACGCTCCAGCGTCTACCAGTACTTCGATTCCCGCGACGACCTGCTCACCGCCGTGATCGCCGACGTGCTGCCGCGCTGGGCCGACTACGTGACCGCCCGGATGCAGCAGGCCGAAGATCCCGGCGGCCGGGTGCTGGCCTACGTGTCCGCGAACCTGCATCTGGTGGCCACCGGCGAGCACGCGATCGCTCGAGCGCTGGCAGAGGTGGCTCCTCGGGAACCGCTGGCGCAGTCGAGCCGTGACATGCACAACGCACTGCTCGCCCCGGTGGTCGACGCGTTGCGCGAACTCGGCGCGAGCGACCCGGAGGCCATCGCGGAGCTGATCCAGTCAGTGGTGTACGCCGCCTCGCGCATGGTGGAGTCGGGCATGCCCGAACGCAGCGCGGTCGCGCACACCAGCGAGTTGCTCGCGCCCTACCTCACCTGCCGAAACCCGCGGTGA
- a CDS encoding carbohydrate ABC transporter permease — MAAARASNRPNVLGGLGGLLWLLIVLLPVYYVVLTSLRSQTGFYSSNPLLPPDEPTLDSYRLVLENDFLRYLSNSLVVTFATVAITVSVSLLAAYYVVRGSGRIAGLTYKVFLLGLAIPLQAVIIPVYYLITRARLYDTLLAIILPSAAFAIPLTVVILANFLRDVPGELFESMRLDGAGHWRMLVSLVLPLVRPAVITVAVYDGLTVWNGFLFPLILTQSPDQRVLPLALWSFQGQFQVNIPAILAAVVLSTLPVLALYILGRKQLVSGLTAGFGR; from the coding sequence ATGGCGGCGGCGCGGGCCTCGAACCGGCCCAACGTCCTCGGCGGGCTCGGCGGCCTGCTGTGGCTGCTGATCGTGCTGCTGCCGGTCTACTACGTGGTACTCACCAGCCTGCGCAGCCAGACTGGCTTCTACAGCTCGAACCCGCTGCTGCCGCCCGATGAGCCCACATTGGACAGCTACCGGCTGGTGCTGGAGAACGACTTCCTGCGCTACCTGTCGAACAGCCTGGTCGTGACCTTCGCCACTGTCGCCATCACGGTGTCGGTCTCGCTGCTGGCCGCGTACTACGTTGTGCGGGGCAGCGGGCGGATCGCCGGTCTTACGTACAAGGTGTTCCTGCTCGGTCTGGCCATCCCGTTGCAGGCCGTGATCATTCCGGTGTACTACCTCATCACGCGGGCCAGGCTCTACGACACACTGCTGGCGATCATCCTGCCCTCCGCCGCGTTCGCGATCCCGCTCACAGTCGTCATCCTGGCCAACTTCCTGCGCGATGTGCCCGGCGAGCTGTTCGAGTCGATGCGGCTGGACGGCGCGGGCCACTGGCGGATGCTGGTGAGTCTCGTGCTGCCGCTGGTCCGGCCAGCGGTGATCACCGTTGCTGTCTACGACGGGCTGACGGTGTGGAACGGCTTCCTGTTTCCGCTGATTCTCACGCAGAGTCCCGACCAGCGCGTGCTACCGCTGGCGTTGTGGAGTTTCCAGGGACAGTTCCAGGTCAACATTCCGGCGATCCTCGCCGCCGTGGTGCTGTCCACGCTGCCGGTACTGGCGCTGTACATCCTCGGTCGCAAGCAGTTGGTCAGCGGGCTCACCGCGGGTTTCGGCAGGTGA
- a CDS encoding glycosyltransferase family 2 protein: protein MTEALRVLLQTTDLLVLVYFAVLNSVYAALVIIGSAELAAHVRRERFSGLEEIYRSPLTRPVSVLIPAHNESAGIIESVRAMLSLRYPEHEVVVVDDGSTDDTFERLREEYDLVEIPMMVPDDVPTRKRINSTHVPRLRQDRLVVVRKDNGGKTDALNVGLNVASYPLVCMVDADGILDPRALLWAAKPFADDPLRVVATGGVVRLANGCTVIAGRVVDVRMPRRWLARIQVVEYLRSFLFGRTGWSRIGGLIVISGAFGVFRRDLVVNSGGLRYDTVGEDAELVVRLHHKLLREHADYRIEFVGEPIAWTEAPETFNVLGRQRKRWHRGLAEIMSIHRKMIGNPRYRQVGMMSMPFYLLFELLAPIVELAGLILIPAGILLGAVNVDFAWQFLLLAYAYATLVTVSSMLIEEIIYHRFNRTSDVVVAAIAALLENIGYRQFTAWARLRGLWAAIRQHPATWGEMTRRGFTEAESHR from the coding sequence GTGACCGAGGCGCTGCGGGTACTACTGCAGACAACCGACCTGCTTGTGCTTGTCTACTTCGCGGTGCTCAACTCCGTGTACGCGGCTTTGGTGATCATCGGCTCTGCCGAGCTCGCAGCACACGTGCGACGCGAACGGTTCTCCGGGCTGGAAGAGATCTACCGCAGCCCGCTGACCCGGCCGGTGAGCGTGCTCATCCCGGCGCACAACGAGTCCGCGGGAATCATCGAATCGGTGCGCGCGATGCTCTCGCTTCGCTACCCGGAGCACGAGGTAGTGGTGGTGGACGACGGGTCGACCGACGACACCTTCGAGCGACTTCGCGAGGAGTACGACCTCGTGGAGATACCCATGATGGTCCCCGACGACGTGCCAACCAGGAAGCGAATCAACTCGACGCATGTTCCCCGGCTGAGGCAGGACCGGCTGGTGGTCGTGCGCAAGGACAACGGCGGCAAGACCGATGCGCTCAATGTCGGCCTGAACGTGGCGAGCTATCCCCTGGTGTGCATGGTGGACGCCGACGGCATACTCGACCCCCGAGCGCTGCTGTGGGCAGCCAAGCCGTTCGCCGACGACCCGCTTCGGGTGGTGGCCACGGGCGGGGTCGTCCGGCTGGCCAACGGCTGCACCGTGATCGCGGGCAGGGTCGTGGACGTTCGGATGCCCCGACGCTGGCTGGCGCGCATCCAGGTGGTCGAGTACCTGCGATCGTTCCTGTTCGGCCGCACCGGGTGGTCACGGATCGGCGGGTTGATCGTCATCTCAGGTGCCTTCGGGGTGTTCCGGCGCGACCTCGTGGTCAACTCAGGCGGGTTGCGGTACGACACCGTCGGCGAGGACGCCGAACTCGTCGTACGTCTGCACCACAAGTTGCTGCGCGAGCACGCCGACTACCGGATCGAATTCGTCGGTGAACCGATCGCCTGGACCGAGGCTCCAGAGACGTTCAATGTCCTCGGCAGGCAGCGCAAGCGCTGGCACCGCGGGCTCGCCGAGATCATGTCCATCCACCGGAAAATGATCGGCAACCCGCGATACCGGCAGGTGGGGATGATGTCGATGCCGTTCTACCTGCTTTTCGAGCTCCTCGCGCCGATCGTGGAACTGGCCGGCCTGATCCTCATCCCGGCGGGCATCCTGCTCGGGGCCGTCAACGTCGACTTCGCGTGGCAGTTTCTGTTGCTGGCCTACGCCTACGCGACGCTCGTCACCGTGTCCTCGATGCTGATCGAAGAGATCATCTACCACCGGTTCAACCGCACCAGCGACGTGGTCGTCGCCGCGATCGCCGCGTTGTTGGAGAACATCGGCTACCGGCAGTTCACCGCGTGGGCGCGGCTGCGGGGCCTGTGGGCCGCGATCAGGCAGCATCCCGCCACCTGGGGTGAGATGACGCGGCGTGGCTTCACCGAGGCCGAGTCACACCGCTGA